One part of the bacterium genome encodes these proteins:
- a CDS encoding cupin domain-containing protein, whose product MERVNENEKEYRGGDSGPKYLFRGQRMEWGIIRFKPGQTLGAHFHNEVEETFFFIFGTPQMVIDNQSYRVKEGDAFKISPKEKHDIINDTEQTIRIIFIKVPYLPEDKV is encoded by the coding sequence ATGGAAAGGGTTAATGAAAACGAAAAGGAATATCGCGGCGGTGATTCTGGTCCAAAATACCTATTTCGAGGGCAAAGAATGGAATGGGGGATTATCCGATTTAAACCAGGTCAAACATTAGGGGCTCATTTTCATAATGAGGTAGAAGAAACCTTTTTTTTCATTTTCGGAACGCCTCAAATGGTGATTGATAACCAGAGTTATCGAGTTAAAGAAGGAGACGCATTTAAGATTTCACCAAAGGAAAAACATGATATAATCAATGACACAGAACAAACAATAAGAATTATCTTCATTAAAGTCCCTTATTTGCCAGAAGATAAGGTGTAA